The genomic DNA TATCCGCcttggcgctcgcgccgccgccattcgcgtgcagcagctggaggccaaggaggccATGCGATCCCGAGTGCAGGTAGTGGTAGCGCAAACCGTTGAGGTTCTTGTAGCGCTTGTCGCAGTTGCCCACCTGGCACACGTACGTCTTTTCCGGCTGGCTCGTGGCGGCGGGcttggtcggcgtcgagggcgCCTCGCGGGATTGCGGCTCGGGTGCGTTGGTGCCGGTACTGTGTATACCAAAGGCAGCAAGGTCGGGTGTCTGTCCCGCTGCGGGCTTGTGGTCGGTGGCGCCTACGCCTGCACTGTTTGCGTCGCCGTTCGGAGTCGGTGTGTTCTGTGCGGAGTTCTGCGCGCCATCCGAAGGCAGCACGAGGCCATTATTGACGTTGCGCAGATTTTGGTTGCAGTGCCCGTGAAGGCGATGGTACTTGAGGCCGTTCATCTGTTTGTAGGCCTTGTCGCACCCGGGTGCAGGGCACTTGTATGGCCGGTGCTCGCTCGCATTCGAGTCGGAcggcatcggcgaggcggtTGCGGACACGTTTGATGCGCTGCTTCCCACtgacggcgcgctgccgttGGAGCCGTTGGAGTtgaagcgctcgcgcttAGCAGGGCGCGCGGCTTGGTTCGCCGTTGCCGACGGGAAAAAGAGATTCGGAGGCGCACACGACGGCAGCTGGTGGTCCTCGGTGTTGTTCCCGCGGATCGACAAGTTGGAAAAGACGCTCGGCTGCGTTGTAGAGCCAAAGAACGTCTCGCTGTCCGAATCCAGCGTTGGCGTACCCGCCCGCGACGAACCCGGCGTGGAAAagggcgaggcgggcgaGTATACATTCGTCATGCCGAACGGATGGCGGTTGCCGCCGTCGATCAGCGCGCGGTACAGCGGGTTGGCGCCGCTGCCACTACCCATGTTGGGCTGGCCAAAAGCGCGCTTTTTGCCGCGGTtggtcgacggcgagcgcatcacCGCCGTGTCAAACGCACTCGGCGAGTCCAGATTCTCTGCCGAGGTCACGACcatcggcgtcgagggGCCATTGTTCAGCGGCCGGTCGCGCTTGAG from Malassezia japonica chromosome 1, complete sequence includes the following:
- the SFP1 gene encoding Transcriptional regulator of ribosomal biogenesis proteins (COG:D; COG:K; EggNog:ENOG503NZS8) yields the protein MTSATQGPIPIARGGDGIDKTTSDSSVSARPGGSAGSYLGLSGSLGGSSSFRESMALSFGKDVADLLEYSIGRFSSSTDSEATVAAPSSVRLESTFCRNFTCCGRGLDDLHDLLQHYEECHVRFEDEDEDVPSMMTDEELEETASIASEASAPAAPSGPVSPVTSPGSSKASGTDSDLKRDRPLNNGPSTPMVVTSAENLDSPSAFDTAVMRSPSTNRGKKRAFGQPNMGSGSGANPLYRALIDGGNRHPFGMTNVYSPASPFSTPGSSRAGTPTLDSDSETFFGSTTQPSVFSNLSIRGNNTEDHQLPSCAPPNLFFPSATANQAARPAKRERFNSNGSNGSAPSVGSSASNVSATASPMPSDSNASEHRPYKCPAPGCDKAYKQMNGLKYHRLHGHCNQNLRNVNNGLVLPSDGAQNSAQNTPTPNGDANSAGVGATDHKPAAGQTPDLAAFGIHSTGTNAPEPQSREAPSTPTKPAATSQPEKTYVCQVGNCDKRYKNLNGLRYHYLHSGSHGLLGLQLLHANGGGASAKADSISGRPPVSTETLSREQIVQAAAAAQALLNQQAQAQCAKNAPNAGAQPSSAAFLAAVSNGNMSMTGGNAP